In one window of Mastigocladopsis repens PCC 10914 DNA:
- a CDS encoding nucleotide-binding protein produces MVENPNQETGRVVIVTGDKGGVGKSTLARGLLHLYINKKLKYLAYDSDHRNAQLYRHYNSVEPGVKLLDIFTRGGADDLLIDLDSERPPLALVDLPAQSGAFFEEFEKDLGVFDAVKELGYRVTMVSVLSRVKDSVNILRVLYEYCGDRVDYVVVKNLFHGDADKFERYQDSETRTKLLEAGAMEILMPDLFFKPYDYIDEKNLPFSAVLESKEANIVIKSRVAAWLKEFEQNVLVASQLLGLENHAAASQAA; encoded by the coding sequence ATGGTAGAGAATCCGAATCAGGAGACAGGACGGGTAGTGATTGTCACTGGAGACAAGGGAGGTGTGGGCAAATCTACATTGGCTAGGGGATTGCTTCATCTGTATATCAACAAAAAGCTTAAGTATTTGGCTTACGACTCGGACCATCGCAATGCTCAATTGTACAGACATTACAACTCAGTAGAACCTGGAGTGAAGCTGCTTGATATTTTTACGAGGGGCGGTGCCGATGACCTGCTAATAGACCTGGATAGCGAACGTCCTCCACTTGCATTGGTTGACTTGCCAGCTCAGTCTGGTGCGTTTTTTGAGGAGTTCGAGAAGGACTTAGGCGTTTTTGATGCAGTTAAAGAGTTGGGCTACAGAGTCACTATGGTGAGTGTGCTGTCCAGGGTGAAGGACTCAGTGAATATTTTGCGTGTCCTCTATGAGTACTGTGGCGATCGCGTGGATTATGTGGTGGTGAAGAATCTGTTTCATGGAGATGCCGATAAGTTTGAGCGTTATCAAGACTCTGAAACTCGAACTAAACTTTTAGAAGCTGGGGCTATGGAAATTTTGATGCCCGACTTGTTTTTCAAACCCTATGACTATATTGATGAGAAGAACTTGCCTTTTAGCGCAGTTTTAGAGAGCAAAGAAGCCAACATTGTCATCAAATCTCGTGTTGCAGCTTGGCTTAAGGAATTTGAGCAAAATGTGTTGGTTGCTAGTCAGTTGCTGGGGTTAGAAAATCATGCAGCAGCAAGTCAAGCCGCTTAA
- a CDS encoding transcriptional regulator yields the protein MQNFVTEETPLYQQLFDEMFDRFNLSAKVVAKQAGVSEVLISRFRKGKADLGTGKFLALLGAVPTEAREWYLSQLLGAKPGVSLRVLVSAASPVERVEILNLIGHSFLEDRKTIEPSELMSQAV from the coding sequence ATGCAAAATTTTGTAACAGAGGAAACTCCTCTTTACCAGCAACTATTTGACGAGATGTTCGATAGGTTTAACCTTTCGGCAAAAGTTGTAGCCAAGCAAGCTGGAGTTTCAGAGGTGCTAATTTCCAGATTTCGTAAGGGAAAGGCTGATTTGGGAACTGGAAAGTTTCTAGCATTGCTAGGGGCTGTTCCTACGGAAGCGCGGGAGTGGTATTTGTCTCAGTTGCTAGGGGCGAAGCCTGGGGTGAGCCTACGAGTGCTTGTATCTGCTGCTTCTCCTGTAGAAAGAGTGGAAATCCTTAACTTAATTGGCCATTCTTTCCTAGAAGACCGTAAAACTATTGAGCCAAGTGAATTGATGTCACAAGCAGTATGA
- the dnaB gene encoding replicative DNA helicase: protein MTDRLPPQNIEAEEAILGGIMLDPEAVSRVSDHLVPEAFYITAHKDIYQAALRLHRLGKPTDLLSVINWLIDHDLLARIGGRNKLVSLVDRTVSAVNIDALAALVMEKYLRRQLIKAGNEIVHLGYETETELPIVLDQSEQKVFQVSHQKFCSNTEHNSTINIAAYEQLESSSPIYPTGLYELDNLMVGFESGILTIVAGRPSMGKSQIALFLALQMILLHKLPVIIFSLEMTKKQLEYRLWSLISVVGAYKHLGLIPLRTDRIRRHRAGFEPLKEWEFSSIAKIVGIARELPLYINDSRGITVSGIASECRQVKAKEGKLGLVVVDYLQMMAEDSLGNRSYELGDVARGLYKMAGDLDVPVLALSQISRAVEGRQNKRPMMSDLSQSGILEMVADNIILAYRDEYYNPDTLDQGILELIMAKARHGDTGTATVFFDKSYGIIKNLE from the coding sequence ATGACTGACCGATTGCCACCACAAAACATTGAGGCGGAAGAGGCGATTTTGGGCGGGATAATGCTAGATCCAGAAGCGGTTAGCAGGGTGAGCGATCATCTGGTTCCAGAAGCTTTTTACATTACTGCTCACAAAGATATCTATCAAGCAGCACTGCGCCTTCACCGACTCGGCAAACCTACGGACTTGCTGTCTGTCATAAATTGGTTAATTGACCATGACTTACTCGCTCGCATTGGCGGTAGAAATAAACTAGTCTCCCTCGTAGACCGTACAGTCAGTGCTGTCAACATCGACGCCCTAGCCGCATTGGTAATGGAGAAATATCTACGGCGGCAGTTAATTAAAGCTGGTAATGAAATTGTCCATCTGGGTTACGAGACAGAAACTGAGTTACCAATTGTCCTCGACCAATCAGAGCAGAAAGTTTTCCAAGTTTCTCACCAAAAATTTTGTTCAAATACCGAACATAACAGCACGATTAATATTGCTGCTTACGAGCAATTAGAGTCATCTAGCCCCATTTACCCTACAGGGCTTTATGAACTCGATAACTTGATGGTGGGATTTGAAAGCGGCATATTGACTATAGTTGCAGGCAGACCATCAATGGGAAAGAGCCAGATTGCACTTTTTTTGGCTCTTCAGATGATACTGCTTCACAAGCTACCTGTCATTATCTTTTCCCTAGAGATGACTAAGAAGCAGCTGGAGTACAGACTGTGGAGTTTAATTAGCGTCGTAGGTGCCTACAAGCATTTAGGTTTGATACCCTTAAGAACCGATCGCATCCGCAGACACCGGGCAGGATTTGAACCTTTAAAGGAATGGGAATTTAGCAGCATTGCCAAAATCGTTGGTATTGCAAGAGAACTGCCGCTGTACATTAATGACTCAAGAGGCATTACCGTTTCTGGAATTGCTTCCGAATGCCGTCAGGTAAAGGCAAAAGAAGGCAAGCTGGGGTTGGTTGTAGTTGATTACCTGCAAATGATGGCAGAGGACTCTCTTGGCAACCGGAGCTACGAACTAGGAGATGTGGCGAGGGGACTTTACAAAATGGCAGGTGATTTGGATGTTCCTGTGTTGGCGCTGTCTCAAATCTCTAGAGCAGTTGAGGGAAGGCAAAACAAGCGCCCAATGATGAGCGATCTCAGCCAGTCGGGAATCTTAGAGATGGTAGCAGACAATATAATACTCGCTTACCGGGACGAGTACTACAACCCGGACACTCTAGACCAAGGAATCCTAGAACTAATCATGGCTAAGGCACGGCATGGGGACACTGGCACGGCAACGGTGTTCTTCGACAAATCCTATGGAATTATCAAGAATTTGGAATGA
- a CDS encoding DUF4158 domain-containing protein — MKRHWEVNELIEYWTLLPDEEALLGNKTGANRLGFAILLKFFHLEVRFPQHIRDIPKPVVVHLSKQVGVPSEEYHAYDWQGRSIKYHRAEIRSFLGFRKATVCDAKEMANWLVELVLGHEQDVEHLEAVVIQRFRSQRIEPPTNLRINRLIRSALHTYEKNFFSSTLQKFSRETKTQIDVLLDAVDSSEYKEAPTLQRDNTGIAFSDLKADPGRVGLESLLSKPSKLSFYANICNQRHYAVKSMRG; from the coding sequence ATGAAACGACATTGGGAAGTAAACGAGTTAATTGAGTATTGGACACTGCTTCCCGATGAAGAAGCCTTGTTAGGTAACAAAACTGGTGCGAACCGACTGGGTTTCGCAATTTTGTTGAAATTCTTTCACTTAGAAGTCAGGTTCCCTCAACACATTCGTGACATCCCAAAACCTGTTGTTGTCCATCTATCTAAACAAGTCGGTGTACCGAGTGAAGAATATCATGCCTATGATTGGCAGGGACGCAGCATTAAATATCACCGTGCTGAAATCCGCTCCTTCTTGGGCTTCCGTAAAGCCACTGTCTGTGATGCGAAGGAAATGGCTAACTGGCTGGTGGAGCTGGTATTAGGACACGAGCAGGATGTTGAACATCTAGAAGCCGTAGTTATTCAACGGTTTCGCTCTCAACGTATTGAACCTCCCACAAACCTACGAATTAATCGCCTCATCCGGTCGGCTTTGCATACATACGAGAAGAACTTCTTTTCTAGCACGCTCCAAAAGTTCTCAAGGGAAACTAAGACTCAAATAGATGTTCTCTTAGACGCTGTTGATAGCAGTGAATATAAGGAAGCTCCAACTTTGCAACGGGACAACACTGGTATTGCCTTTAGTGACCTCAAAGCAGACCCTGGTCGAGTAGGTTTAGAAAGTTTATTATCAAAGCCATCAAAACTATCTTTCTATGCCAATATCTGCAATCAGAGGCATTACGCCGTGAAATCAATGAGGGGTTAA
- a CDS encoding P-loop NTPase family protein, giving the protein MQQQVKPLNQNAPAILPIPKRLVMTTGDARVGKSTTARLLVELYLESRLKLRAYYTGNRNKLYAYELVLPVGELPLTRGGADQLLIDLECFSDVIVALSDLPGQNFKQFKQFAEEVLLWDAIASLGYRITFVHPVSYRRDCVEYLQELLNYCGNRADYVVIKNLHFGDEYPYYDGSDIQKYIQDRGGDELYLGALWRGAYELVESMNLPYSQALQNPEIDLMNRSRIFNWMEEFNQQIKGNKILSELLAFSQQVSSVNLQQKLDFDF; this is encoded by the coding sequence ATGCAGCAGCAAGTCAAGCCGCTTAACCAAAATGCTCCTGCGATTCTCCCCATTCCTAAGAGACTAGTGATGACAACTGGCGATGCTAGGGTAGGCAAGTCCACAACAGCACGCTTGTTAGTAGAGCTTTACCTAGAGTCCAGACTAAAGTTGCGAGCTTACTACACTGGTAACCGCAATAAGTTGTATGCCTATGAGCTAGTGTTACCTGTTGGGGAATTGCCATTAACGCGGGGTGGTGCTGACCAATTGCTTATCGACCTAGAGTGCTTTTCTGATGTGATAGTAGCTCTTAGTGACTTGCCAGGGCAGAATTTTAAGCAGTTCAAACAATTTGCAGAAGAAGTGCTGCTGTGGGATGCAATTGCTAGTTTGGGTTATCGCATCACCTTTGTGCATCCAGTTTCTTATCGACGTGATTGTGTTGAATACTTACAAGAGCTTCTTAACTACTGTGGCAATAGGGCAGATTATGTAGTAATCAAAAACCTGCACTTTGGTGATGAGTACCCCTACTATGATGGCTCTGATATCCAAAAGTATATTCAAGATAGAGGTGGTGATGAATTGTATTTAGGAGCGTTATGGAGAGGTGCTTATGAATTGGTAGAATCTATGAATTTGCCCTATAGTCAAGCCTTGCAGAACCCAGAGATAGATTTAATGAACCGCTCTCGTATTTTTAACTGGATGGAAGAGTTTAACCAGCAAATCAAGGGTAATAAAATTCTTTCTGAATTATTAGCTTTTTCACAACAAGTATCATCAGTTAATCTTCAACAAAAGTTAGATTTTGATTTTTAG
- a CDS encoding response regulator translates to MSRIRVVIIEDHELMRFGVVTALSANEHIEVCGEADNGSLGLSLIKKHNPDIALVDINLPDIDGAELCKRIKDNFHTKVIILTADNTQDTVTKAFRYGADSYCVKNLPRKKLAEAVYVTYRGESWIDSTIGKIVIENMKDSTKSIRKIQKIHNKRESAYGASILSQREIDVLRLIAQGMSNEKISGNLYISIGTVRSHVHRILQKLNCESRSQAAIKAISEGLVETPVWQENDYNNYQVQNLSIA, encoded by the coding sequence ATGAGTAGGATTAGGGTAGTAATTATTGAGGACCATGAGCTAATGAGGTTTGGGGTAGTTACAGCGCTTTCTGCAAACGAACACATTGAGGTGTGCGGGGAAGCAGACAATGGCTCTTTAGGTCTAAGTTTGATAAAAAAGCATAATCCTGATATAGCCTTAGTAGATATTAATCTTCCAGATATAGATGGTGCAGAACTTTGCAAAAGAATTAAGGACAATTTTCATACAAAAGTCATAATATTAACTGCTGATAACACACAGGATACAGTCACAAAAGCGTTTAGGTATGGAGCGGATTCGTACTGCGTCAAAAATTTACCAAGAAAAAAGTTAGCAGAAGCAGTATATGTCACTTATAGAGGGGAATCTTGGATTGACTCAACAATTGGCAAAATCGTGATTGAGAACATGAAAGATTCAACAAAATCTATTCGGAAAATCCAAAAAATTCATAATAAAAGAGAGTCCGCTTATGGAGCAAGTATACTCAGTCAGAGAGAGATAGATGTTTTGCGATTAATAGCTCAAGGAATGAGCAATGAAAAAATTTCTGGAAACCTATATATATCTATTGGAACAGTAAGAAGTCATGTGCATCGAATACTACAAAAACTAAACTGTGAAAGTCGTTCCCAAGCAGCAATCAAAGCAATCTCTGAAGGGCTAGTCGAAACACCTGTGTGGCAAGAAAATGATTACAACAACTACCAAGTTCAAAACTTATCTATCGCTTAA
- a CDS encoding tyrosine-type recombinase/integrase, translating to MNVNVKRTPAKKKAHELAKYLRGEHPDYTYLKSVFRYLRTELEIQSPKTSTDLLPDVPTEEEIQRYYEAVWHTRNMQDMVMIKTLLYTGVRVSELINIHLEDIDFVRCQIRINQGKGGKDRIVPFPVGFKEVLAMHVDSMQRKQATYLFESSWKRKYSDRGVRKILEKYVLAAGLNRAISPHRLRHFLLTWLKKQGIDDALIQPYSGHSSRQSLEVYSRLSIGEAQKEYDEVMGKFPV from the coding sequence GTGAATGTGAATGTTAAACGGACTCCAGCTAAAAAGAAAGCACATGAGTTAGCTAAATATCTGCGTGGCGAACATCCCGATTACACCTATTTAAAAAGCGTTTTTCGCTACTTGCGAACTGAGTTAGAGATTCAATCCCCTAAAACATCAACGGACTTATTACCTGATGTGCCAACTGAAGAAGAAATTCAGCGGTACTATGAAGCCGTTTGGCACACTCGTAATATGCAAGATATGGTAATGATAAAAACTCTACTTTATACAGGAGTAAGAGTTAGTGAATTAATCAATATTCACCTTGAAGATATAGATTTTGTCCGCTGCCAGATTCGCATTAACCAGGGGAAAGGGGGAAAAGACCGAATTGTTCCGTTTCCTGTAGGTTTTAAGGAAGTTTTGGCGATGCACGTAGATTCGATGCAGCGCAAACAGGCGACTTACCTGTTTGAGTCGTCGTGGAAGCGCAAGTATAGTGACCGAGGGGTGAGAAAAATCCTAGAAAAGTATGTGCTGGCGGCAGGACTAAATAGGGCTATCTCACCTCACAGGCTGCGCCATTTTCTGCTGACATGGCTGAAAAAACAAGGAATTGATGATGCACTGATCCAACCTTACTCAGGACATTCTTCTCGTCAGTCGCTGGAAGTGTACTCACGGTTGTCAATAGGGGAAGCTCAAAAAGAATATGACGAGGTGATGGGGAAGTTTCCAGTTTAA
- a CDS encoding DUF6753 family protein, which yields MSGNTSIEGSLDAALKGRSDHFKQKVLDVVRRSGINPKDPLFLVLSSLGKFEVLMEDIPGKLDTVVEGWTIEIDEKLDKASSVAIVQQKSAIAKAASALLKKVEQQKSKTVLSSMLPAALVLSGVFGVGILVGNMIPAWKGGGLVEPVRLTFEEKEALTWAKSKDGQFARQLVKWKDFELNVCRKETEHLKGRCVLWVVPYNQRSVYQQQLSDR from the coding sequence ATGAGTGGGAATACTTCTATAGAAGGTTCTTTAGATGCAGCTTTAAAAGGACGTTCTGACCATTTTAAACAGAAAGTTCTTGATGTAGTTCGGCGTTCTGGCATCAATCCCAAAGACCCGTTGTTTTTGGTTTTAAGTTCCCTTGGTAAGTTCGAGGTATTGATGGAGGATATTCCAGGTAAACTTGATACTGTAGTGGAGGGATGGACAATTGAAATAGATGAGAAGCTCGATAAGGCATCGAGTGTAGCTATTGTTCAACAGAAGAGTGCTATTGCTAAAGCTGCTTCAGCTTTGTTGAAGAAGGTGGAACAACAAAAATCAAAGACAGTCCTTAGTTCCATGCTACCTGCTGCCTTAGTTCTATCTGGTGTTTTTGGTGTGGGTATCCTAGTTGGTAATATGATTCCAGCTTGGAAAGGAGGTGGTCTGGTTGAGCCAGTTCGCCTGACCTTTGAAGAGAAAGAAGCTTTGACTTGGGCAAAATCAAAAGACGGACAGTTTGCCCGTCAGCTTGTGAAGTGGAAGGATTTTGAATTAAATGTATGTCGTAAGGAAACAGAACACCTTAAGGGTAGATGCGTTCTTTGGGTTGTGCCTTACAACCAGCGTTCTGTATATCAGCAGCAGTTAAGCGATAGATAA
- a CDS encoding response regulator, with protein sequence MYISHFPSTANRYIAEASNGILGESDYKYRILLVSDSDRDDESQLLNCIQKEASYWIKSALVREALEIVRESPPDLMVLDVSNSLLKWHDLISIIRSTVTPYFPILLVANNDHPNLELGLEAGADDLVTKPPVANELGARIRALLRVNRRIAERDARLKAQENFVRLLVHDLRVPLAAAIHLLDSLVDGVYGDDLEEISPGVTFSVAVNFSDS encoded by the coding sequence ATGTATATTAGTCATTTTCCTTCCACCGCTAACCGCTATATAGCGGAGGCATCCAACGGAATTTTAGGTGAATCAGATTATAAATACAGAATTTTATTAGTGAGTGATAGTGACAGGGATGATGAATCTCAGTTGCTTAACTGCATTCAAAAGGAGGCATCATATTGGATTAAAAGTGCTTTGGTTCGAGAGGCGTTGGAAATAGTAAGGGAGTCACCCCCAGATTTAATGGTTTTGGATGTGAGCAATTCACTGTTAAAGTGGCATGATTTGATTAGTATCATCCGTTCAACTGTGACGCCTTACTTTCCGATTTTGCTAGTTGCCAATAACGATCACCCCAACTTGGAGTTGGGATTGGAAGCTGGTGCGGACGATTTGGTGACAAAGCCTCCTGTAGCAAACGAATTAGGAGCGAGGATTCGGGCATTGCTAAGAGTGAATCGTAGGATTGCTGAACGAGATGCTCGCCTTAAAGCTCAGGAGAATTTTGTACGACTCTTAGTCCACGATTTGCGAGTTCCACTTGCGGCTGCAATTCATCTTTTGGATTCTCTTGTGGACGGAGTTTATGGAGATGATCTTGAAGAGATTTCCCCAGGAGTAACTTTTAGTGTGGCAGTAAACTTTTCTGACTCATAG